The region GACATCCCGGGCAACGGCAAGAACAAGATCAACGCGGCGTTCGCGTTCGGCGGCCCGTCGCTGCTGGCGCAGACCGTCGAAGGCGCGACGGGTTTGCGCATCGACCACTACATGGAGATCGGCTTCGGCGGGTTCGCGGGCATCGTGGACGCCGTCGGCGGTGTCGACCTGTGCATCAAGGAGCCGATGAACGACCCGCTGGCGGGCCTGGACCTCCAGCCGGGCTGCCAGGAGTTGAACGGCGCTCAGGCGCTGGGCTTCGTGCGGACCCGGGCGTTCGCCACGGCCGACCTCCAGCGGGTGCAGAACCAGCGCGAGTTCCTGTCCGCGCTGTCGGACAAGGCGACCAGCGTCGGCACCCTGATCAACCCGTTCAAGGCGTTCCCGCTGCTGTTCGCCTCCACCGACTCGATCTCGGTCAACGAGGGCGACCACCTGCACCACCTGGCCGGGATGGCGTTCGGCATGGGCGGCGGCGTGGACAACGTGACGGTGCCGGTGGGCGGCACGCCGACCGTGCCGGGCGCGGGGTCGGTCGTGCAGTGGGACCGGACGAACGCGCTGCGCCTGTTCGGTGCGCTGGAGAAGGACGAGCCGGTGCCGTCGGACCTGCTCCAGCAGCCGGGCTAGCGGCCGGGCGGGTCTCCCCCCGGGGTCCCGCCGCCTTCCGCCACAACGACGTCGGCGCTGTTTCCGCCCCCCGGAAACAGCGCCGTTCGCGTTCTGGACCCCCTGGTCGAACCCGATCAGCCCGCCGCTTCGGCGGGTGCGGCGTCGGCCGCGGTGGCGACTGCCCCAGTGGCGTCGGCTGAGGTGGTGTCGCTTGGGGTGGCGTCGCTTGGGGTGGCGGCGGCTGGGGTGGCGTCCGCCACGACCTCCACGACGGCGTCCACCTCGGCGGCCGCGACGATGTCCGCTGCCTCGACGGCCGCGCTGGCCTCGATGATGCCCTCGAACTCGCGCAGCAGGTCGTCGTAGATCGGCGTGAGTGACACTTGGTAACCCCCACAGTCTGGTTCGTCCCCCGATCGGACCAAAGCAGCCTACTCGCGGCGCGGTGTCCACTTCACCTGGTATCCGCCAACTCGGGGCGTGTGTCGCTAACTGTTGGCTAAACACATCCCATACCCGCAGGTTGTGTGCGGTGCCGACATGGGCGCGGTGGTGCGTGCGACCTAGCGTTGCTGCCCATGAACAGTGTCCCGGGTCACAACCCGAGCCGGCCCGGAACGGCCGCCACCGGTGGGGAACTCGCCGGCCGCACGGCGCTGGTCACCGGCGCGGGCAGCGGGATCGGGCGGGCGTGCGCCGCCGCGCTGGCCGAGGCGGGCGCGCGGGTCCACCTGGTCGACCGGGACGAGGCGGTCACCGCCGTCGCCGACGAGATCGGCGGCACGGCGCACGTGGTCGACCTCGCCGACGACGACCCGACCCGAACCCTCCCGACCGCCGTCGACGTGCTGGTCAACAACGCTGGCCTACAGCACGTGGCCCCGGTGCACGAGTTCCCGCCGGAGAAGTTCGCGCTGCTGCAACGGGTCATGGTCACCGCGCCGTTCCTGCTCGCCCGCCACGTGCTGCCGCACATGCGCCGGCAGCGGTGGGGCCGGCTCGTGCACGTCTCCAGCGTCCACGGCCGGCGCGCCAGCGCGTTCAAATCCGCCTACGTCACGGCCAAGCACGGCCTGGAAGGGCTGAGCAAGGTGCTCGCGCTGGAAGGCGCGGAACACGGGGTCACCAGCAACTGCGTGAGCCCCGGCTACGTGCGCACCCCGTTGGTGGAGGACCAGCTCACGAGCCAGGCCGAAGCGCACGGCATCGACCCGCACCGCGTGCTCGCCGACGTCCTGCTGACCCGGCACGCGGTCAAGGAACTGGTGGAACCGCACGAGGTGGCCGACCTGGTCCGCTGGCTGTGCGGTGCCACGGCCCGCCACGTCACCGGCTCCAGCTTCACGATCGACGGTGGCTGGACCGCCCGGTAGAAACCCGTCCCCCGGAAATGAAGTGGTGACCCGCCATGAGCAACGCCGCTCCGCCCAAGCCCGGTTTCGCCAAGGTCGTCATCGGAAGTCTCGTGGGAACCACCATCGAGTGGTACGACTTCTTCTTGTACGGCAGCGCGGCCGCGTTGGTGTTCAACAAGTTGTTCTTCCCCAACGAGGACGAGCTGACCGGCACGCTGCTGGCGTTTCTCACCTACGCCATCGGGTTCCTCGCCCGACCGCTCGGTGGCCTGGTGTTCGGGCACTTCGGCGACAAGCTGGGCCGCAAGAAGCTGCTCGTGCTCAGCCTGTTCCTGATGGGCGGCGCGACGTTCGCGATGGGCCTGCTGCCCACCTACGCCGCGATCGGTGTCGGCGCGCCGCTGCTGCTGACGTTGCTGCGGCTGGTGCAGGGGTTCGCGCTGGGCGGCGAGTGGGGCGGCGCGGTGCTGATCGTGTCCGAGCACGGCAGCGCCGAGCGGCGCGGGTTCTGGGCGTCGTGGCCACAGGCCGGCGCGCCGATGGGCAACCTGCTGGCGATCGCCGTGCTCGCGGTCCTGGCGGCCGTGCAGAGCGACGAGGCGTTCCTGTCGTGGGGGTGGCGGGTGCCGTTCCTGCTGTCCGGCGTGCTGGTGCTGATCGGCCTGTGGATCCGGTTGAGCGTCACCGAATCGCCGATCTTCCTCGAGGCGCAGGCGAAAGCGCGGGCGAAGGAGGCGGAGCAGGGCGCGGTGAGGGAACGTCCGCCGGTCGTCACGGTGCTGCGCGAGAACTGGCGCGAGGTGCTGATCGCGATGGGCGCGCGCATGGCGGAGAACGTCTCCTACTACGTGATCACCGCGTTCATCCTGGTCTACGTCACCACGTCGCTCGGCCTGCCCCGCTCCACGGGCCTCAACGCGGTGCTGATCGGGTCGGTCGCCCACCTGGTCGCCATCCCGCTGTGGGGCGCGCTGTCGGACCGGATCGGCCGCCGGGCCACGTACCTGATCGGCGCGGTCGGCGTCGGCGCGTGGATGTTCCCGTTCTTCTGGCTGCTGGACCTGAAGTCGTTCCTGCCGGTCACCCTCGCGGTCACGGTCGGGCTGGTGCTGCACGGCGCGATGTACGGGCCGCAGGCCGCGTTCTTCTCCGAGCTGTTCGGCACGAAGGTCCGCTACTCGGGCGCGTCGATCGGCTACCAGCTCGCCTCGATCGCGGCGGGCGCGCTGGCCCCGATCATCGCCACCGCCCTGCTGCGCGACTTCGGCAGCTCGTTCCCGATCGTGCTGTACGTGCTGGGGATGTGCGTGCTGACGGTGATCGCGGTCGTCGCGTCCCGGGAGACCCGGGGCACCTCGCTGAGCCGGACCGACACCGACCGCGCGACGGTGTCAGCATGACCGCATGAGCGAGGCGGACGCGGTGGAGCACCTGCTGGAGCTGTTGGACCTGCTGGCGGACGACGCGAGCAGCGAACGGCTGGCCCGGGTGCTCCCCGCGGCGCGTGCGGCGGGCGCGCGGGACGCGGCGCTGGACCGCGTCGGCCGCGCCACCGAGCAGGCGTTGAAGATCCGCCGCACGCTCACCGCGCACCGCCGCCGGGAAGCCGAGCTGGAGGCGCTGTTCGACACCGCGGGCGACCTGGCGGGCGCGCGCGACCCGGACGGCGTGCTGCGCTCGATCGTGCGCCGCGCCCGGATGCTGCTCGGGGCCGACATCGCGTACCTGAGCATGAACCAGCCCGACGAGCGCGGCACGTACATGCGGGTCACCGACGGCTCGATCTCGGTGCGGTTCCAGCGCCTGCGGCTCGGCCTGGGCGACGGGCTCGGCGGACTGGTCGCGCAGACCGCCCAGCCGTACGTGACCGCCGACTACGCCGCCGACGACCGGTTCCACCACACCGCCGCGATCGACACCGCCGTCGGCGAGGAGGGCCTGGTCGCGATCCTGGGCGTGCCGCTCAAGCTGGACCGCCGGGTGATCGGCGTGCTCTACGCGGCCAACCGGTCGCCCCGCCAGTTCCCGCCCGACGAGGTGGCGCTGCTGTCGTCGCTGGCCGACCACGCCGCGATCGCCCTGGACACCGCGCACCTGCTGGAGGAGACCCGCGCGGCCGGCGAGACGATCCGCTCGCACAACGAGGCCATGCGCCGCGCCGAGGACGCCCACGACCGGCTCACCGACCTGGTGCTGCGCGGCGCGGACGTGCCGGAGGTGGCGGCGGCCGTGGCGGAGGTGCTCGCCGGCGGGATCGCGGTGCACGACAGCGACGGTGTCGAACTCGCCCGCACCGGCACCGCCGCCGTCGTGCACCGCGCCGCGGTGAACTCCTCCCGCGCGGGCGGGCGGGCCGTGCCGCAGGACGGGACGTGGGTGTGCGCGGTGCTCGCCGGCCGGGAACTGCTGGGCAGCATCACCCTCTCCGACCGCCCCGACCTCGTGGACGCCGACCGCCGGCTGTTCGAGCGCGCGGCCGTCGTCACGGCCCTGCTGCTGCTGTTGCGCCGCACGGTCGCCGAGGCGGAGAACAAGGTGCGCGGCGAGCTGATCACCGACCTGCTGGGCGTGGTCGTGGCGGACCCGGTGGCGTTGAGCGCGCGGGCCCGCCGGGTGGGCGTGGAGCTGGGCGCGCGGCACGTGGTGCTGGTCGCGGACGGTCCGCGCGACCGGCTGGCGGCAGCGGCGGCGCACTACGCGTCCGGGTGCCGTGGATTGGCCGGGGTGCACGGCGAACACGTCGTGCTGGTGCTGCCGGGAGAAGACCTGTCCGGCGCGGCGCGGGACACGGCCCGGGTCCTGGGCAAGGCGGTGGGGCTGCCGGTCACCGTGGGCGCGGGCGGGCCCGCCGCCGGGCCGGGCGAGGTGGCCGCGGCGCACGCCGAAGCCGCCCGGTGCCTGCGCGCGTTGCTCGTCCTGGACCGGCGTGGAGCCGGGGGAACGTTGGGGGAGCTGGGTTTCGTGGGCGTGCTGCTGGGCGACCGCGCGGACGTCGGCGGGTACGTGCGGGCGACTCTGGGGCCGTTGCTGGACTACGACGCGAGTCGCGGGACCGAGCTGGTGCGCACGGTCACCGCGTACTTCGGGTGCGGGGCGAACCTCAGTCGTGCCAAGGAAGAGCTGCATGTGCACGTGAACACGGTCGTGCAGCGGCTGGACCGGGTGGCCAGCCTGCTCGGCGACGACTGGCAGTCGCCGGAGCGGGTGCTGGAGGTCCAGTTGGCGTTGCGGCTGCTGAAAGTCCTGGGATGACGTGCGGGTGGTTGACGGTGTCCTCCGGGTCGTTCAGGTCGGTGCGCAGTCCACGGCGCGACCCGACACCGAGGTGGGTTACCCCCGTGCGGTGTACCGGGACGACAACGGGTCACCGATGTGGCAAGCCGGCGTCGTCACCGATACGGGGCACGGCCAACCGGGCGGCTCGGCGGTGCGCCTCGGCAATGCGGCAGTACAACGCCTTGCACGCGTGCGTGAACGTGTGCGCGAGCTGGCATCCGGCGCACCAAAGGGGGCTTGAGTAGCCCGAAGGTGGCGTTTCGACCGGGTAAGCGCGGGTAGCTGAGATGACCCAGCGAAGTTCGCACTACCAGGTGATTTACCTTCACCCGGCGTGAGGTGAACGCTTCCGGGGTGACTGAGCAACGGCGCTCTACGCCCACCGACCGGGAGTCGGACCTGATCCGGCGCATCCGGAACCTGGCCCGCCGCGCTGAACGCACGGCGTTCAACCACTCGAACCTGGTGGGCCCGCCCCCGTCCCAGGAGCACCTGGACATCCTCGCGGAGATCCGCGCGCTCACCGAGCAGGTGGTGGCGGCCAGACCCGCCACGCTGCCCCGTCAGGCCGAGTCCGTGGAGACCGCCCAGCTCAGCGCACCCGTGCTGTGAGCCGGGTGCGCTGAACGTGGCCTGACGGGTGCCCGGGTGCGGCCGGTCGAGGCTGGACGGGTGCGTGGCCGCGGCTGGGCGAGGACCGGACGGGTGCGTGGCCGCGGCGGAAGCGTGCTCAGCGGCGGCGCACCAGTTTCACCAGGCCCTTGAAGGTCTCCTCCAAGCCGGAGGAGAACGGGTTGTCGTTGACCAGGTAGGTCCACGTGGTGTTCGGTCGCTGCACGCCGGCCGCGGCCAGGTGGGCGCCCTCCTCGTCGATCTCCACCTTGGCGAAGGTCTCCTCCGCCTCGTCCCACGCGTCCGGCACGATCTTGTGGTAGGCCGGGATCGCCTCGCGGTGGAACTCGTCGAGCGGGTTCTGCCGCGCCAGCGCCCGCAGGTGGATGCCCTCGCGCAGGTCGGTGAGGAACGTCAGGTGGTCGCTCCACCGCTGGTCGAGGTGGTGCAGCGCGATCAGCCGGGCCGCCTCCACCAGCACCTCGCGGTCCAGCTCGGCCAGCTCCGCGGCCCGCTCGGGCTTGCGCTTCGCCAGCTCCTCCCACGCCTTGTCGGTGGTCAGCAGCTGGTCGCGGTACTCCAGCATCAGCGTGCGCTGGTGCTCGATCAGCTTGTTGTAGCGCCACGTGTTGCGGTGGATCTCCAGGTGCACGCCCTCGGCCACGCGCTGCCCGTGCTCGACGGCGTGCAGCGTGCCGGTGTCGACCACCCGGCCGTCGTCCTCGACCTCGGCGGGCTCGTCGTGGTCGGGCACGTACTGGGTGACCAGGTCGTCCTGCAACGAGGAGAAGAACACCGAGCCGCCGGGGTCGCCCTGCCGGCCGGCGCGACCGCGCAGCTGGTCGTCCAGCCGCGACGACGAGTGCCGGCCGGTGCCGATCACGTAGAGGCCGCCCAGTTCGGCGATCCGCTCGCGGTCGGTCGAGTCGTGCCCGCCGAGCCGGATGTCGGTGCCGCGGCCGGCCATCTGGGTGGACACGGTGACCCGCTCGAACGAGCCCGCGTCGGCGATGATCGAGGCTTCCTCGGCGTCGTTCTTCGCGTTGAGGACCACGCACTCCAGGCCGGCCTCGGCGAGCTTGCGGGACAGCCGCTCGGACTCGGCCACGTCCAGCGTGCCGACCAGGATCGGCCGGCCGGTCTCGTGGACGGCCTTGATCTCCGCGACGATGGCGGCTTCCTTGAGCTCCAGCGTCGTGTAGAGCCGGGGTGCCTCGTCCTCCCGGACGCACTCCACGTTCGCCGGGATGACCAGGACCTCGAGCTGGTAGAAGTCGCGCAGCTGCTCGGCCACGGCGACCGCGGTGCCGGTCATGCCGCACACCGTGGGGTAGCGGCTGAGCAGCGCCTGCACGGTGATCGAGTCGAGCACCTCGCCGGAGTCGGTGGTGGCCACCGCCTCCTTGGCCTCGACCGCCGCCTGCAGGCCGTCCGGCCAGCGCTGGAGCTTCGCGATCCGGCCGCGGGTGTCGTTGATCAGGTGGACCTTGCCGTCGCGGACGATGTAGTCGACGTCGCGGTGCAGCAGGACCTGGGCGTGCAGGGCGACGTTGACCTTGCTCAGCGTGGTCGACACGTGCTCGTCGGAGTACAGGTCGATGCCGCCCAGGGCGCGTTCGACCAGCTCGGAGCCCGCGCCGGTCAGGTAGACGTTGCGCTCCTCGTCGTCCACCTCGAAGTGCAGGTCGCGGCGCAGCCGCTTGACCAGGTCGGCGAGCGCCGGGTCGACCGCGGGGCCGGCGGTGGAGCCGGCCAGCACGAGCGGCACGCGGGCCTCGTCCACCAGCACCGAGTCGGCCTCGTCGACCAGGGCGACGCGCGGCGCGGGCACGATCCGGTCGACCTCGTCGGTGGCCAGCCGGTCGCGCAGCACGTCGAAGCCGAGTTCGGACACCGAGGCGTAGGTGACCTCGGCCTCGTAGGCGGAGCGGCGCTCCTCGGGCTTGCTGCTCTGGTTGAGCCAGCCGACGGACACGCCGAGCAGCTCGTACAGCGGGCCCATCCACTCGGCGTCGCGCTGGGCCAGGTAGTCGTTGACCGAGACCACGTGCACGTGGTCGCCGCGCAGCGCGAACCCGGCGGCGGCGATCGCGCCGGACAGCGTCTTGCCCTCACCGGTGGCCATCTCCACGACGTGGCCTTCGAGCAGGCCCAGCGCACCGAGGATCTGCACGTCGAACGGGCGCAGCCCGAGCGCGCGGTCCGCGGCCTCGCGCCCCAGCGCGCAGACCTCGACCAGCTCGGGGCGTCCGAAGTCGGACTTCTCCCGCAGTGCCGCCGCCGCCTCGGTCAGCTCCGCGTCGCTGAGCGCGCTCACGCGGTCCGCCTGCTCGTTCACCTCGACGAGCAGCTTGCGGTACGGCGTGAGGTCGGCGGAGCCGGGCTTCTGCGCGAACCGGCGCAGCCGCTGCTTGAACCGTCCCAGGAGAGTGGTCACGGCACCGCAACGTACGGCACGTCGGCAACGTTCCGCACGTCACCCGTTTGACTGTTCACGGTGGACAGCCCGTCTCTGTTGGCCGGTCCGGGTGGTGGATGCGCAGTGTGACACCAGAACTACGCCAGGTCGTCGCGGGTTCGCTCGGTCCGGTCGCGGCGCGGCCGGGGGTTCGGTCCGTTCGGTGCGGAGTTCCGGTTCGAAGTCAGAATGCCGGAGTTCGAGGTCCGGGGATCGAGGTCCGGGAATCAGGATGAGGGCGTTGTTGCGGAGCGTGAGGCGGCTAGGCCAGGAGTGTGTGATGGCAGTCACATAAGGTCGGATGTGCTTAGCGTTGTGCCAGGCGGAACCGATGCCCGGGGTGAGGCGTCCTTTGGGCAATTCCACTTCAGGACGTCGACCGCACTGCCCCACCCAGGAGGACCACCGTGGTGTTCAAGAGGATGTTGCGCGCGTTCGGAGTCGGCGGTCCGTCCGTGGACACGGTGCTGACCAACCCCAACGTGCGTCCCGGCGAGCTGCTCACCGGCGAGGTCCGCATCGCCGGCGGCGACCACCCCGCCGACATCGACGAGGTCAAGCTCGCGCTGGTCACCAGGGTCGAGGTGGAGAGCGGCGACAACGAGCACAACCGCAACGTCGAGTTCGCCCGAGCGGTCGTCGCCCGGAACGTCCAGGTCGGCCCCGGCCAGCGCCTCGCGCTGCCGTTCCAGTTCCCGGTGCCGCTGGAGACCCCGCTGACCGTCGTGCACGGCACCCCGCTGCACGGCATGACGATGGGCCTGCGCACGGAGCTGGAGGTGCGCGGCGCGGTCGACCCCGGCGACCTCGACCCGGTCGCCGTGCACCCGATCCGCTCCCAGGAGCACGTCCTCAACGCGTTCGGCGCGCTGGGCTTCCGGTTCACCCGCGCGGACTCCGAGCAGGGCCGCATCCACGGCGTGCCGCAGCAGCTGCCGTTCTACCAGGAGATCGAGTTCCTGCCCCCGCAGCAGTTCCTCGGCAAGATCAGCCAGATCGAGCTGACCTTCGTCGCCGACCCGCACCACCTGTACGTGGTGCTGGAGGCGGACCGGCGCGGCGGCCTGTTCCGGCAGGGCGGCGACACGTTCGGGCACTTCGCCATGTCGCACGATGAGGTGATCCGCACGGACTGGGCCGGGGTCCTGCACCAGTGGATGGACAAGGTCTCCGGAAGGCGATCTTCGCACGGTCACGGCCTGTAGGGAGACACGGCGGACACCGCGGCGGCCGCCACGCCGGTCGCCCCGGCGGTGGAATCGGTGCGGGTCGTGCCGTCGCAGGGGCTGCGGCCGGCGTGTTCGGTGCGATGATTGTCGGCGAGGCCCTCGGCGCGGTCGGGGACTTCTTCGAAGGCGACCTACCCGCAGGAGGCATCGTGGGCATCGGCGGCGTGATCAGCGCTCTTATCGTGGGTCTCATCATCGGGTTCCTGGGCAAACTCGTGGCACCGGGCAAGCAGGCCATCCCCATCTGGCTGACCATCGTGGTCGGCATCGTGGCGGCCTTCCTGGGCACGTTCGTGGCCCGCGCGCTCGGGGTCGACGACACGCCCGGCATCGACTGGATCGAGGTCATCGTGCAGGTGGCGCTCGCCGCGGTCGGCGTGAGCCTGGTGGCCGGGTTCTGGGGCAAGAGGCAAGTCCGCTAGTCCGCACCCTTCGGAGGGCCTTCCGGCGATTCGCTGGAAGGCCCTCCCGCCTTTCCCTATCCTGGCCGCGGTTCCCGCGCCGACAGGGGGAGAGCGTGGCCGATCCGGCAGGACTACTGGAAGATCCCGGCACCCGGGTCGTCGTGGTGGCCACCGCGCGGCACGTGGCCGGCTCACTGCTCCCGGACGTGCCGTCCGCCGAGACCACCGCCCGCGAACTGGCCCGCGTCTACACCGAGCGCTGCGGTGCCGCGGAGTCCGACGTGACCGTCCTGCTGGACCCGGCCGGGCCGCGGGAACTGGGCGAACGCCTGCTGGAGGCGGCGGAGGGGGCGACCGGCACGCTGCTGGTGCACTTCGTCGGGCACGGCGTGGTCGGCCCGGACAACGACCTGCACCTGGCCTGCTTCGCCACCGACGACCCGTCGCGCGGCCTGGTCCAGCACCGGGCCCTGCGCTACGCGGAACTGCGCGATGTGCTGGAGCGCTGCCCGGCCCGGTCCGTGCTGCTGGTCCTGGACTGCTGCTTCGCCGGCCGCGCGGGCGGGGTGGACCCGGTGCGCCGCTCGCTGGCCGAGTCGGTGCGCGACGGCGTCTACCAGCTGGCGTCGGCCGGGGCGGACGAGTCGGCGTGGGCACCGCCGGGCAGCCCGCTCACCGCGTTCTCCGGCGAGCTGGTCGGGCTGCTCGACGGCGGCGACCCGCTCGGGCCGCCGGTGCTCACCCTGGAGCACGTCTTCGAGGAGCTGTCCGGCCGGCTCACCGAGCGCGGCTACCCGCGTCCCCTGAGGTACGCGACGGGCGCCTCGCCGCAGTGGCGGCTCGCGCCCAACCCGGCGTGGCGCGCGCCCCGGTCGGCCGAGCGGACGACCGGCGACCGGCCGCCGTACCGGGGGTTGGCGTACTTCCGGCGGGAGGACGCCGGGTACTTCTTCGGCCGCGACGAGCTGACCCGCCACCTGGTGGAGCGGGTCGGCGAGGACGGGCCGCTGCTGGTGCTCGGACCGTCCGGGGTGGGCAAGTCCTCGGTGCTGCGGGCCGGCCTGGCGGCGTCGCTGGAACGGTTGCCGGGCTGGGCGTGCCGGGTGGTGACGCCGGGTTCGGACCCGTTCGGGCCGCTCGCGCGGTGGCTGTCGGACCGGGGCCAGGGCCCGGCGGCCGAGCTGCGCGGCGCGCTGCGGGCCGATCCCGACGCGCTGGCCGTGCGGCTGCGCACCGAGGCCCGCGCGGCCGGCGAGCGGGTGGTGCTGGTGGTGGACCAGTTCGAGGAGCTGTTCACCGCGGTCGCCGACGAGGAGGTGCGGCAGGACTACGTGCGGGCGCTGGTCCGCGCGGCGCGGTCCCGCACCCCGGTGGTGCTGGGCGTGCGCGCCGGGTACTTCGGCCACTGCGCGCGCTACCCGGAGCTGCTGCCCACCCTGGGCCGCCCGGTGGTCGTGCCGCCGATGACCGAGGCGCAGCTGCGGGACGTGATCGCCGAACCCGCCCGCAAGGCCGGGCTGGAGCTGGAACCCGGCCTGGTGGAACGGCTGCTGACCGACCTGGGCGACCGGCCGGGCACGCTGCCGCTGCTGTCCCACGCGCTGCTCAAGACGTGGGAGGAGCGCGACGGCGACCGGCTCGGCCTGGCCGGCTACCAGCAGACCGGCGGCATCCAGCGGGCCGTGGCGCGCACGGCGGACGCCGTCTACGACGCCCTGGAGCCCGACCAGCGGGACGTGGCCCGGCGGTTGCTGCTGAACCTGGTGCGCATCGGCGACACCGACGAGCTGCGCCGGCGCGTCCCGCACGCCGACCTGGTGGCCGACGATCGGGCCCAGCCGGTGCTGGAGGCGTTCGTGAAGGCCCGGCTGGTCAACGTCGACCAGGACGCGGTGGAGATCGCGCACGAGGCGTTGCTGCGCGCGTGGCCGCTGCTGCGCGGCTGGATCGCGGCGGACCGGGCCGGGCTGCTGGTGCGCCAGCAGTTGGCCGAGGCGGCGGCGAACTGGCAGCGGCACGACCGCGACCCGGAGTTCCTCTACCGGGGCGGGCGGCTGGCCGAGGTCGGCGCGTGGCAGCGGGAGCGGCCCGACGCGGTGGGCGCGGCCGAGGCGGAGTTCCTGGCCGCGAGCACGCGCCGGCGGCGCACCGAGTCGCGGCGGCGCAAGGCCGGGGTCGCCGTGCTGCTGGTGCTGCTGGTGCTCGCCGCGTCCGCCGCGGTGTACGCGACCGGCCAGCAGCGCGAAGCCGCCCGGCAACAGGAATCCGCCGAGTCGAGCCGCAACACGGCGCTGTCGCTGCTCGTCGCCCGCACGTCGGAGGACGTCCGGCACACCGACCCGACGCTGGCGATGCGGCTGGGCGTCGCGGCGTACCGGACCGCGCCCACGGCGGACGCCCGCAGCGCGTTGCTCAGCTCGGTGACCATCCCGGTGCCGGCGGTGGTGTCCGGGCACGCCGGCGCGGTCGACGGCGTCGCGTTCGACCCGGTGTCCGGTGTGCT is a window of Saccharothrix espanaensis DSM 44229 DNA encoding:
- a CDS encoding LCP family protein, which translates into the protein MSAGYHQGYQQRGYRPAPKRRKPRVGRIIAAILVLLLAFAVGMWVYVDSSLRRIDALPDYEGRPADTPGTNWLLVGSDARDDLTEEQKADLSTGDAGGRRTDTIMILHIPSGSGKSTLVSVPRDSYVDIPGNGKNKINAAFAFGGPSLLAQTVEGATGLRIDHYMEIGFGGFAGIVDAVGGVDLCIKEPMNDPLAGLDLQPGCQELNGAQALGFVRTRAFATADLQRVQNQREFLSALSDKATSVGTLINPFKAFPLLFASTDSISVNEGDHLHHLAGMAFGMGGGVDNVTVPVGGTPTVPGAGSVVQWDRTNALRLFGALEKDEPVPSDLLQQPG
- a CDS encoding 3-hydroxybutyrate dehydrogenase, which codes for MNSVPGHNPSRPGTAATGGELAGRTALVTGAGSGIGRACAAALAEAGARVHLVDRDEAVTAVADEIGGTAHVVDLADDDPTRTLPTAVDVLVNNAGLQHVAPVHEFPPEKFALLQRVMVTAPFLLARHVLPHMRRQRWGRLVHVSSVHGRRASAFKSAYVTAKHGLEGLSKVLALEGAEHGVTSNCVSPGYVRTPLVEDQLTSQAEAHGIDPHRVLADVLLTRHAVKELVEPHEVADLVRWLCGATARHVTGSSFTIDGGWTAR
- a CDS encoding MFS transporter, giving the protein MSNAAPPKPGFAKVVIGSLVGTTIEWYDFFLYGSAAALVFNKLFFPNEDELTGTLLAFLTYAIGFLARPLGGLVFGHFGDKLGRKKLLVLSLFLMGGATFAMGLLPTYAAIGVGAPLLLTLLRLVQGFALGGEWGGAVLIVSEHGSAERRGFWASWPQAGAPMGNLLAIAVLAVLAAVQSDEAFLSWGWRVPFLLSGVLVLIGLWIRLSVTESPIFLEAQAKARAKEAEQGAVRERPPVVTVLRENWREVLIAMGARMAENVSYYVITAFILVYVTTSLGLPRSTGLNAVLIGSVAHLVAIPLWGALSDRIGRRATYLIGAVGVGAWMFPFFWLLDLKSFLPVTLAVTVGLVLHGAMYGPQAAFFSELFGTKVRYSGASIGYQLASIAAGALAPIIATALLRDFGSSFPIVLYVLGMCVLTVIAVVASRETRGTSLSRTDTDRATVSA
- a CDS encoding helix-turn-helix domain-containing protein, giving the protein MSEADAVEHLLELLDLLADDASSERLARVLPAARAAGARDAALDRVGRATEQALKIRRTLTAHRRREAELEALFDTAGDLAGARDPDGVLRSIVRRARMLLGADIAYLSMNQPDERGTYMRVTDGSISVRFQRLRLGLGDGLGGLVAQTAQPYVTADYAADDRFHHTAAIDTAVGEEGLVAILGVPLKLDRRVIGVLYAANRSPRQFPPDEVALLSSLADHAAIALDTAHLLEETRAAGETIRSHNEAMRRAEDAHDRLTDLVLRGADVPEVAAAVAEVLAGGIAVHDSDGVELARTGTAAVVHRAAVNSSRAGGRAVPQDGTWVCAVLAGRELLGSITLSDRPDLVDADRRLFERAAVVTALLLLLRRTVAEAENKVRGELITDLLGVVVADPVALSARARRVGVELGARHVVLVADGPRDRLAAAAAHYASGCRGLAGVHGEHVVLVLPGEDLSGAARDTARVLGKAVGLPVTVGAGGPAAGPGEVAAAHAEAARCLRALLVLDRRGAGGTLGELGFVGVLLGDRADVGGYVRATLGPLLDYDASRGTELVRTVTAYFGCGANLSRAKEELHVHVNTVVQRLDRVASLLGDDWQSPERVLEVQLALRLLKVLG
- the secA2 gene encoding accessory Sec system translocase SecA2, coding for MTTLLGRFKQRLRRFAQKPGSADLTPYRKLLVEVNEQADRVSALSDAELTEAAAALREKSDFGRPELVEVCALGREAADRALGLRPFDVQILGALGLLEGHVVEMATGEGKTLSGAIAAAGFALRGDHVHVVSVNDYLAQRDAEWMGPLYELLGVSVGWLNQSSKPEERRSAYEAEVTYASVSELGFDVLRDRLATDEVDRIVPAPRVALVDEADSVLVDEARVPLVLAGSTAGPAVDPALADLVKRLRRDLHFEVDDEERNVYLTGAGSELVERALGGIDLYSDEHVSTTLSKVNVALHAQVLLHRDVDYIVRDGKVHLINDTRGRIAKLQRWPDGLQAAVEAKEAVATTDSGEVLDSITVQALLSRYPTVCGMTGTAVAVAEQLRDFYQLEVLVIPANVECVREDEAPRLYTTLELKEAAIVAEIKAVHETGRPILVGTLDVAESERLSRKLAEAGLECVVLNAKNDAEEASIIADAGSFERVTVSTQMAGRGTDIRLGGHDSTDRERIAELGGLYVIGTGRHSSSRLDDQLRGRAGRQGDPGGSVFFSSLQDDLVTQYVPDHDEPAEVEDDGRVVDTGTLHAVEHGQRVAEGVHLEIHRNTWRYNKLIEHQRTLMLEYRDQLLTTDKAWEELAKRKPERAAELAELDREVLVEAARLIALHHLDQRWSDHLTFLTDLREGIHLRALARQNPLDEFHREAIPAYHKIVPDAWDEAEETFAKVEIDEEGAHLAAAGVQRPNTTWTYLVNDNPFSSGLEETFKGLVKLVRRR
- a CDS encoding sporulation protein, with product MVFKRMLRAFGVGGPSVDTVLTNPNVRPGELLTGEVRIAGGDHPADIDEVKLALVTRVEVESGDNEHNRNVEFARAVVARNVQVGPGQRLALPFQFPVPLETPLTVVHGTPLHGMTMGLRTELEVRGAVDPGDLDPVAVHPIRSQEHVLNAFGALGFRFTRADSEQGRIHGVPQQLPFYQEIEFLPPQQFLGKISQIELTFVADPHHLYVVLEADRRGGLFRQGGDTFGHFAMSHDEVIRTDWAGVLHQWMDKVSGRRSSHGHGL
- a CDS encoding GlsB/YeaQ/YmgE family stress response membrane protein, with the translated sequence MGIGGVISALIVGLIIGFLGKLVAPGKQAIPIWLTIVVGIVAAFLGTFVARALGVDDTPGIDWIEVIVQVALAAVGVSLVAGFWGKRQVR